A DNA window from Caulobacter mirabilis contains the following coding sequences:
- a CDS encoding TonB-dependent siderophore receptor: MAGSASFGALAAALLVPTLAVAAEEAPPPAEDKAQVEALVVYGRGATANTAATGLDLTPRETPQSLSVITREQIEDQGAFKATEMLAYTTGISLKAVDRGRNQLAARGFEIGNFQLDGVPFENGNIGLEETSTAIYERIEVVRGATGLMHGAGEPSASINLIRKHATARELTGQLSLEAGSWSRFSSTADVTVPFTKDGSVRGRFVAQVYDQDAFVDLEHSKGFTLYGVIDADLGENTRLRLGASHQRDERSGVLWGQLPYWYSNGTRTNWDRSKTSAARWNQWDTTEQAAFVTLEHSFSPRWSARGDLSYHRQEEDSKLLWMWGALDAQTGQGMSAWPYWFGSKPEQWNASLSVKGAYDLFGREHELVVGASYNRLSNGWTNREPVGVQPDSGDFHRWDGRYPEPVWGPRFRSSGFGVTTQSGVYAATRFQVTDDLKLIAGGRLSQWKREEAVSQGSPTPYTMKHDNVFTPYVGVIYDITDTVSAYASYTSIFDPQTYRDRNGRYLDPLEGDNYEAGVKADLLGGLLRASAAVFRVEQNNFPVVDEGHLIPGTVDPAYRAAEGTVSKGYELELAGEVMPDWDVSVGWTQFSADDADGAPVQAHHPRRVLRLSTKYRLSGALERFSIGGSMRWESRPPQTAENPATKLKEAVGQPAYTVVNLMAQYELTDQTTIQLNVNNVFDESYYSNNTWFAGFVYAEPRNARLTLRHSF; encoded by the coding sequence CGTCCCAACGCTCGCGGTCGCCGCAGAGGAGGCGCCGCCGCCCGCCGAGGACAAGGCCCAGGTCGAGGCGTTGGTGGTCTACGGCCGCGGCGCGACGGCCAACACCGCCGCCACCGGGCTCGATCTGACGCCCCGGGAGACGCCCCAGTCGCTGAGCGTAATCACCCGCGAACAGATCGAGGACCAGGGCGCGTTCAAGGCGACCGAGATGCTCGCCTACACGACCGGAATCTCGCTCAAGGCCGTCGACCGGGGGCGCAACCAGCTCGCGGCGCGCGGCTTCGAGATCGGCAACTTCCAGCTCGACGGCGTGCCGTTCGAGAACGGCAACATCGGCCTGGAGGAGACCAGCACGGCGATCTACGAGCGGATCGAGGTGGTGCGCGGCGCGACCGGCCTGATGCACGGCGCGGGGGAGCCGTCCGCCTCGATCAACCTGATCCGAAAGCACGCCACGGCGCGGGAGCTGACCGGCCAGCTCAGCCTTGAGGCCGGCTCCTGGAGCCGTTTCTCCAGCACGGCGGACGTGACCGTGCCGTTCACGAAGGACGGTTCGGTCCGCGGGCGCTTCGTCGCCCAGGTCTACGACCAGGACGCCTTCGTGGATCTGGAGCATTCCAAGGGCTTCACCCTGTACGGCGTCATCGACGCCGACCTGGGCGAGAACACCCGGCTCAGGCTCGGCGCCAGCCACCAGCGCGACGAGCGCAGCGGCGTCCTCTGGGGCCAGCTGCCCTACTGGTACTCCAACGGGACACGTACGAACTGGGACCGCTCGAAGACCAGCGCCGCGCGGTGGAACCAGTGGGACACCACCGAACAGGCCGCCTTCGTCACCCTGGAGCATTCGTTCAGCCCGCGCTGGTCGGCGCGCGGCGATCTCAGCTACCACCGCCAGGAGGAGGACTCGAAGCTCCTCTGGATGTGGGGCGCGCTCGACGCCCAGACCGGCCAGGGCATGAGCGCCTGGCCCTACTGGTTCGGCTCGAAGCCCGAGCAGTGGAACGCCAGCCTGTCCGTGAAGGGCGCCTATGACCTGTTCGGCCGCGAGCATGAGCTGGTCGTCGGGGCTTCGTACAACCGCCTGAGCAACGGCTGGACCAACCGCGAGCCGGTCGGCGTCCAGCCCGACTCCGGCGACTTCCATCGCTGGGACGGTCGCTATCCCGAGCCCGTCTGGGGGCCGCGCTTCCGATCTTCGGGCTTCGGCGTGACGACGCAGAGCGGCGTCTACGCGGCGACCCGCTTCCAGGTCACGGACGACCTGAAGCTGATCGCCGGCGGCCGCCTGAGCCAATGGAAGCGCGAGGAGGCGGTGTCGCAGGGCTCGCCGACGCCCTACACGATGAAGCACGACAACGTCTTCACGCCCTACGTCGGGGTGATCTACGACATCACCGACACGGTCTCGGCCTACGCCAGCTACACCAGCATCTTCGACCCGCAGACCTACCGGGACCGCAACGGCCGGTACCTGGACCCGCTCGAGGGCGACAACTACGAGGCCGGGGTGAAGGCCGACCTGCTGGGCGGGCTGCTGCGGGCCTCGGCCGCCGTCTTCCGCGTCGAGCAGAACAACTTCCCGGTGGTCGACGAAGGCCACCTGATCCCGGGCACGGTCGACCCCGCCTACCGCGCCGCCGAGGGCACGGTCTCCAAGGGCTACGAGCTCGAACTGGCCGGCGAGGTCATGCCGGACTGGGACGTCAGCGTGGGCTGGACGCAGTTCTCGGCCGACGACGCCGACGGCGCGCCGGTCCAGGCCCACCACCCGCGGCGCGTGCTGCGGCTGTCCACCAAGTACCGGCTGTCGGGCGCCTTGGAGCGTTTCAGCATCGGCGGGTCGATGCGCTGGGAGAGCCGGCCGCCGCAGACGGCGGAAAACCCGGCCACGAAACTGAAGGAAGCCGTCGGCCAGCCGGCCTACACGGTCGTGAACCTGATGGCGCAGTACGAGCTGACCGACCAGACGACGATCCAGCTGAACGTCAACAACGTCTTCGACGAGAGCTACTACAGCAACAACACCTGGTTCGCCGGTTTCGTCTACGCCGAGCCGCGCAACGCCCGCCTGACGCTGCGCCACAGCTTCTGA